The Streptomyces cyaneogriseus subsp. noncyanogenus region TGCTGATCCTCGCCGCGACCTTCTCCTCCATCGCCCTGGACCCCTCCACCACCCGCTCGGTCGTCGAGTTCTTCGGCAGCCCCTTCGTCGCCCTGACCATCGCCCTGCTCCTCGCCTACTTCCTGCTGGGCGTCCGGCGCGGCTGGTCCCGCAAGTCCCTGGAGACCGTCTCCACGGCCTCCCTCAAGCCCGTGGGCAACATCCTGCTCGTCGTCGGCGCGGGCGGTGTCTTCGGCGCGGTCCTCAAGGCCAGCGGCGTCGCCCAGGCGCTGTCCGACACCTTCAACGACGTCGGCCTGCCGGTGATCGCCCTGTCGTATCTGATCTCCCTGGTGCTGCGGGTCGCCCAGGGCTCGGCGACGGTGGCCATCGTGACCACGGCGGGCATCGTCACCCCGCTGCTGGCCGGCGGCGACCACTCCCAGGCGTTCCTCGCCCTGGTCATCATGGCCATCTCGGCGGGCTCCATCTTCGCCTCGCACGTCAACGACGGCGGTTTCTGGATGGTCGCCAAGTACTTCGGCATCAGCGAACGGGACACCCTGAAGTCGTGGACCGTGCTGGAGAGCGTGCTCTCCCTCGGCGGGTTCGCGGTCGCCGCGGTGCTCAGTCTCTTCGTGTGAGCGATGTCCGCTTCGTATAACGAAGTTGGGGCGATGCCGGGGCCGACTGTCCGAGGCACAGGTTTGTCGACCATACTGCTCCGCTGTGGAGCAGCGCATAGGTTCGAGCAGCCAGCCCCTGGAAGGGGAGCCCGTGGTGAAGGGCGCCGGATTCGACCCGGCCTTCATCCCCGGGCTTACGTCTCCCGCATCCGGTGAGCCGGAGGGCGCCGAGCCGTCGGCCCGGCCCGAGGACGCGGAGCCGGCGGCGCCGGAGACCGAGGAGAGCCCCGCCGCGGCCTCCCCCGCCGACGAGGCCGCGGGGGAGCCCGCCCCGGAGGAGGTCCCCGACGGCCCGGTCTTCGAGGCGTCCGACCGCCGTGCCCGCATCGTCGCCGACCACCGGGGCGTCCGGCTGAGCCTGGACGACCAGGAGTGCGATTTCCGCTGGGACGAGGTCGCGGCGGTCGAGACGGAGACGGCCCGCTTCGGGAAGCGGTTCACCGTCACCGTGCACACCCCCGACCGCCGCTGGTACCCCATCGAGATCGACGCCCCGTCCCGCGGCCGCTTCCAGGAGTGGGACGCCCGCCTGGACGAGGTCCTGGACGCGTACTTCGAAGACGGCGATGGCGGGGACGGCGGCGGCGGGGACACCGAGGAGCCCGGGGACGCCAAGGACACCCGGAAGGCCGAGGAGCCCGGGGGCAGCCGGGCGGCCGGGACCGACGGGGCCGGCGGGGCCGGCGAGGACCCGAAGGACGCCTGAGCCGACGGGGCCGGCGGGGCGGGCGAGGGCCGGCCGGGCCGGCGGAGCCACCCGAACGGGGGCCGCACATGCGGTGAAGATCCACGCACGCCCTCTTGTCCCACGGGCGGCGATGGGCTTACTTGACCTGCATGGCGGACACCACGGGACACACCAAGGACACCGGCGCCCCACGCGACTTCGACGCGGCGCCCCGCAAGTCGAGCTGGCGGTACATCGGCCCCGGCATCGTCGTCGCCGCGACCGGGGTCGGGGCCGGCGACCTCGTGGCCACCCTCATCGCGGGCAGCAACTTCGGCTACACCCTCCTGTGGGCCGCGGTCCTCGGCTGCCTGGTGAAGATCTCCCTCGCGGAGGCGGCCGGGCGCTGGCACCTGTCCACCGGCCGCACCCTGTTCGACGGCTGGGCGAGCCTGGGCCGCTGGACGACGTGGTTCTTCGTCGCCTACGTCGTGATCTGGGGCTTCGTCTACGGCGCGGCGGCGATGTCGTCCAGCGCGCTGCCGTTGCAGGCCCTCTTCCCGGACGTGATGGACCTCAAGTGGTGGGGCGCGGCCTGCGGCGTGGTGGGCCTGGTCTTCGTCTGGTTCAACAAGTACGCGGTCTTCGAGAAGGTCATGACGGTCCTGGTGGGCGTCATGTTCGTGGTGACCGTCTACCTCGCGATCCGGGTCACGCCGAACCTGGGCGACGCGTTCGCCGGGCTGCTCCCCGTCCTCCCGGACGAGAAGGACTCCATCCTCAACACCCTCGGCCTGATCGGCGGCGTCGGCGGCACCATCACGCTGGCCGCGTACGGCTACTGGGTCAACGCCAAGGGCTGGACCGACACGGGGTGGATGAAGGTGATGCGGCTGGACAACCGGGTCGCCTACGCCACGACCGGCGTCTTCGTCATCGCCATGCTCTTCGTCGGCGCCGAGCTGCTGCACTCCGCGAACATCGCCATCGCCAGCGGCGACAAGGGGCTGGTCCAGCTCGGTGACATCCTGGAGGACGAGTACGGCACGGCCACGGCGAAGTTCTTCCTGATCGGCTTCTTCGCCACGTCCTTCACCTCGCTGATCGGCGTGTGGCACGGCGTGAGCCTGATGTTCGCCGACTTCGTGGCCCGCTACCGCACGCGCGGAGAGCTGAAGGGCGAGGAGGTCGCCGCCGGGGCCCGGGAGCGCTCCTGGCCCTTCCGCGCCTACCTGCTGTGGCTGACCTTCCCGCCCATCGTCCTGCTCTTCCAGGGCCAGCCCTTCCGCCTGATCATCATCTACGGCGTCCTCGGCGCGGCCTTCATGCCCTTCCTCGCCCTGACCCTGGTCTGGTTGCTCAACTCCTCCCGCACACCGCGCGAGTGGCGCAACGGCCCGCTGAGCAACGCCATGCTCGCCGTCGCCGGGCTGCTGTTCCTGGTGCTGTGCGTGAAGCAGATCTGGGACCAGCCGTGGTCGGAGTTCTTCTAGGGCCGGGGGGACAGGCGCCCTACCGCATCGCGTCCCACTCGGGGCTGAGGGCGATCTTCCTCAGCTGCTCCATGGTCAGTGCGGGCTCGTCGCGGGTGGGCGCGGCGTGCGCGGCCCCGTTGTTGAAGGCGCTGATCACCACGCGGAAACCGTCGTCGCCGGGCCGCAGGGTGTCGACGGTCCACATCAGGGCCCCGGGGACCCGGTCGTCGCCCGGGCCCTGCCGGGTGGCGACGCGGGTGCCGTCGGGCAGGGTCTCACCGGAGCCGTAGAGCTCGTCGGCGACGTCCGACATGCCGTGCTGCACATTGATCTGGACCAGGCTCGCGCCCTTGCCGTCGTCGACGACGACATAGGCGAACTCGCTCTCCTGCCCGCCCCGCGAGACCACCTTCACGCCCTCGGGCAGCAGCTCGGCCAGCGTCTTGCCGACGGCCTGACCCGGCGTCCGCCACGGATCGCTCGGCGTCGCCGTGGGCTCCGGCCGCCGCGGGGTCGCGTCCACGACCTCTCGCCACACCGGAGCCGTGGCGATCTCCTTCAGCCGCTCCGGGGACAGCGGAGGCTCCTCGCGGCTGATCTCGGCGTCCTTCTGCGCCGGGGCGTTCCACTCGCTCACGGAGACATGGTGCCCCTCGGGCGTGACCAGCTCCGCGTTCCACCACTTGGTGTCCACGTGCCGGTCCGGATACTCGTAGCCCTGGAGCAGCATGAGCAGCGAGCCGTCGGGCAGCCGGCGGGAGGTGCAGCTGTCGTGCGGGACGTACGTCTCGTCCGGGCAGCGCGTGAACTCCCGCGCCTCCTCGCCGCCCGGCTCGACCCGGTCCAGGCTCACGGCGACCGCCGCCGCGCCCTTGCCGTCGTCGTACACCAGGCGCGCGGCCGGGCCCATCCGGTCCTCGGTCCCCCGCGCCGACTCCTGGCTGAACTCGCCGTCGGGCAGCAGCCCCTTGAGCGTGCGGAGCAGGTCGTCGCCGGAGAAGGCGGTGGGCGCCGGGGAGTGGGACGCGGTGGGCGCCGCGGCGGTGGAGGACCGCCGCGGGCCGGACGCGTCGTCCCCCGGCAGGACCAGCGCCCCGCCCACCCCCACCAGCGCGATGCCGGCGGCGCACCCGGCCACGGCGGCCCGGCGCCGCAGCCGCAGCCGCCGCCCGCGGGTCCGCCCCGCGGCGGTGAGCGCCGCCCGGTCGGCGTCGAAGCCGGCCCCGGTGTCGCGCAGGGCGGCGGCGAACCGGTCCTCGAAGGGGTCGCTGTGCTGGTCAACGGGCATGGCAGAACCACCGTTTCCGCGAGGTGAGAGGTGACGTGGTCGTTCGGGGCGCGCGCGTGGGCGGCCGGGGTCAGGGTCTGGAGTACTCCGCGAGCTCCTCGCCGAGCAGCTCCCGCAGCCGGGCGAGCGCGCGGACGCAGCGGGTGCGCACCGCGGCCGAGCTGACGTTCATGACGGCGGCGGTCTCCTCGACGGAGCGGTCCTCCCAGTACCGCAGGACCACCACGGCCCGGTCCTTGGCGGAGAGGCGGGCCAGCGCCGCCAGCAGCGTCAGCCGCAGGGAGGCGTCCCCGTCGGCGGCGCCGGGCAGGTCGGGAAAGACGTCGGTCGCCCGCTCCGTGCTGCCCCGGCGCCGCTGATGGGCGAGGAAGGCACGGGTGAGCACGGTCTGCGCGTACCCGGCCGGATTGCCGACCCGGGCCACGCGCGGCCAGCGGACGTACAGCCGACCGAGCGTCTCCTGGACGAGGTCCTCCGCCAGGTGGGTGTCACCGGCGGTCAGCAGGCACGCGGAGCGGTACAGATGCCCGGCGCGCGCCGTCGCGAACTCGGCGTACTCGTCCGCGCGGACCTGTCTCATGCGTTCCCCCCGGGCCGATTGCGCATCGTCTTCATCTCCTTGATGCGGTGGGCCCGGGGAAATGTTTCACCCGGCGGCCGGACCCGCCCGGTGAGCCCCGTCACACCGCCCGGCGGTGACCCCGCTCCGGCCGCCCGGCGGCGCTCCCGCGCGGGGCGGCACCGCACGCCGGCGCGGGACGCGGAAACGCCCCGGCCGTGGAAACGGCCGGGGCGCCTGTGGGGGGAGTACGGCTCAGTCAGGGGAGCGCGTGCACATGCGGCCCCACCGCGTTCGACCAGGCGTTGCCGGTCGCGGCGTCCCAGTTGGTCGACCAGGTCATGGCGCCCCGCAGGCCGGGGTAGGTCCGGGCCGGCTTGAAGGTGCCGCAGCCGGTGCCCTTGGTCAGGCAGTCCAGCGCGTTGTTGACGACGCTCGGCGCCACGTAGCCGCCGCCGGCGGCGCGGGTGGAGGCCGGCAGCCCGAGACCCACCTGGGAGGGGGCGAGCCCGCCTTCGAGCTGGATGCAGGCCAGCGCGGTCAGGAAGTCCACGGTGCCCTGGCTGTAGACCTTGCCGTCGCAGCCCAGCATGGATCCGCTGTTGTAGTACTGCATGTTGACGACCGTGAGGATGTCCTTCACGTTCAGCGCCGTCTGGAAGTAGGAGTTGGACGTCGACTGCATGTCGATGGTCTGCGGCGCCATGGTGAGGATCATCGACGGCCCGGCCTTGGCCGACAGGGCGCGCAGCGCCTGCGTCATGTAGGTGGCGTTCAGCCCGTTCTCCAGGTCGATGTCGACGCCGTCGAAGCCGTACGTCTGCATCAGCGCGTACACCGAGTCGGCGAAGGCGGTCGCCGAGGCGGCGCTGTTCACCGCCACGGTGCCCTTCTCGCCGCCGACCGAGATGATGACCTTCTTCCCGGCGGCCTGCTTGGCCCTGATGTCGGCCTTGAACTGGTCGACGGTGTAGCCCTTGAGCCCCGCCGTGTCCAGGTTGAAGGTGACGGCACCCGGCGTGGAGGTCGCGTCCGCGAAGGCGACGGCGATGATGTCGTAGTGGGCGGGCACGTCGGAGATCCGCTGCACCGTCGCGCCGTTGTCGAAGTTCTGCCAGTAGCCGGTGACGGCGTGCTTGGGCAGCGCCCCGCCGCCGCCTCCGTCCCCGGACTCCGCCGTCCGCCCGGTCACGGCCGCCGACTTCGCCGACTCACCGGCCGCGTTGGTGGCGGTGACCTGGAAGGAGTACGAGGTGGCGGCGGCGAGCCCGGTCACGGTCGCCGACGTGCCGCTCACGGCGGTCACCTTCGTCCCGTCCCGGTAGACGGTGTAGCCGGTCGCACCCGACACGGCGTTCCACCGCAGCGACACGGAGGAGGCGGTGGTCCCCGACACGCCCAGCCCGCCCGGCGCGGCCGGCACCGACGGCTCCGGATCGCCGCCACCGCCCCCGTCCGGCCCGTACACGGACACGTCGTCGGCGTAGTAGGCGGCCTGCCCGTACCAGCCGTGCGTGTACAGCGTCACGGAGGTCGTCGACGGCCCGGTGGTGAAGGAGGTCCGCAGCTCCTTCCAGCCGCTCGCGGCCTGCGTCCAGGTCGACACGTCCGTCGTGCCGGTGCCCGAGACGCCCAGGTAGACATAGCCGCCCTGCACCCAGGAGCTCAGCGAGTACGTCGAGCCGGGCTTGACGGCGACCGTCTGGGTGCACCGGGCGTTGTCCTGCCCGGCCGGCGTCGCCTTCAGCGCGGCCGAGCCGCCGTGCACGGGCGAGGAGACCGTGGTCCCGCTGCCCGCGGAACAGGTCCAGTTGCTCAGCCCGGCCTCGAACCCGGCGTTCTTGACGTTGTTGACGTCCGCGGCCGACGCCTGTCCGACGGCTGCCGTGCCGCTGAGCACGACAGCGGCGGCCACGGCACCCGACCACGTCCGTATCCGTCCTCTGCGCCGTCTGCGTACGGGGTCCACTGGGGCCTCCGGTGGGGGAGTGGGGATGGGGGACGGTGGCCACCGCTGGAGGTACAAGGTGGTCCAGACCAATTGGGTTGTCAAGGGGGTGGTACGGACCAATGGCGCGGGCCGTGGCGGGAATTGACCGGCTCTGCACGTGGCCGGCCCCGAAGAGCGAAATCCGCGACTTCGGCGGCGATAGCATCATCTGGTTCGTCTGGAAGCAGCAGCCCCGGTGGAAGCGCCGGGGTGACCACACGGGGGCGTGATGCGGCACCACTTCACGGACGGGGCGCCGGGCCTGGACCGGCTTCCCGGGCGACGGCACGACCGCCGGGACGGCGGGCTCACGGGGGCGATCGCGCCGGCGGACCCGTCTCCTTCCTCGCGGACCCGGCCCGGGGAGGGCCTGCGATGAGCGCTCAGGACTATCCCTCCCTCGGCTTCGACCCCGCGCCCGGCAAGCTGGAGAGCGTCGACGATCTGACCGTCAAGCTGGCGAAGGCCGTCACCTGCCTGGAGAGCGCGCACGCCACGGTGGCGGCCATCGGCAAGGGCGGCAAGACCTGGGAGGGCCGGGCCGCCGATGCCTTCGCCGAAAAGGTCGGCGACCTGCCGAAGTACCTCGGCGACAGCCGCGACGCGCTGCGCTCGGCCGAGGCTCAGCTCAAGACCTGGCACGCCAAGCTCGCCGACTACCAGGAGAAGGCCAGGCAGTACGAGGCCCAGGCCAAGAGCGCCAAGGAGAAGGAGAAGGCCGGTCAGAGCGCTCACGACAAGGCCGCCGACGCCTACAACCAGGCGGCCGCCGACCCCGCCTTCCGGCTGTCGGGCCTCTACTACGCGAACCAGGCGGACCTCGAAAACGCCCAGGCCAAGATTGATGCCGCCAGCCTCCGGCTGAAGCAGGCGGGGAACGAACTCGACGCCGCCACGCAGCGGTTGAACGCCGCGCGTGACGAGTTCGAGGGGATCCTCAAGAAGGCCGAGGAGCTGCTGGAGCATCACCAGTCCGACGCCCGGGCGATCGCCGACAGACTCGCGAAGGCCAACGGCAGGGCGCCGGACCCCGGTCTCTTCGAGGGGCTGGCCGATGCCTTCACCCGCCTGGGCCACAACATCCAGAATTGGTGCACCAAGCACGCCGACCTGCTGAACAAGATCGGCGACTGGCTCAGCATCGCCTCCGCCGTCATGGGCGTCGCGTCCCTGCTCACCCTGTGGTGCCCGCCCCTCGCGGGCGCCTTCGCCCTCGCCGGCGGCGCCCTCTCACTCGGCGCTCTCGCGGCCCACGGTGGAGCGAAGCTCGGTGGAGCGGACGTCAGCATGATGGACCTGGCGGGCGATGCG contains the following coding sequences:
- a CDS encoding Nramp family divalent metal transporter — its product is MADTTGHTKDTGAPRDFDAAPRKSSWRYIGPGIVVAATGVGAGDLVATLIAGSNFGYTLLWAAVLGCLVKISLAEAAGRWHLSTGRTLFDGWASLGRWTTWFFVAYVVIWGFVYGAAAMSSSALPLQALFPDVMDLKWWGAACGVVGLVFVWFNKYAVFEKVMTVLVGVMFVVTVYLAIRVTPNLGDAFAGLLPVLPDEKDSILNTLGLIGGVGGTITLAAYGYWVNAKGWTDTGWMKVMRLDNRVAYATTGVFVIAMLFVGAELLHSANIAIASGDKGLVQLGDILEDEYGTATAKFFLIGFFATSFTSLIGVWHGVSLMFADFVARYRTRGELKGEEVAAGARERSWPFRAYLLWLTFPPIVLLFQGQPFRLIIIYGVLGAAFMPFLALTLVWLLNSSRTPREWRNGPLSNAMLAVAGLLFLVLCVKQIWDQPWSEFF
- a CDS encoding SigE family RNA polymerase sigma factor, with the translated sequence MRQVRADEYAEFATARAGHLYRSACLLTAGDTHLAEDLVQETLGRLYVRWPRVARVGNPAGYAQTVLTRAFLAHQRRRGSTERATDVFPDLPGAADGDASLRLTLLAALARLSAKDRAVVVLRYWEDRSVEETAAVMNVSSAAVRTRCVRALARLRELLGEELAEYSRP
- a CDS encoding chitinase, which encodes MDPVRRRRRGRIRTWSGAVAAAVVLSGTAAVGQASAADVNNVKNAGFEAGLSNWTCSAGSGTTVSSPVHGGSAALKATPAGQDNARCTQTVAVKPGSTYSLSSWVQGGYVYLGVSGTGTTDVSTWTQAASGWKELRTSFTTGPSTTSVTLYTHGWYGQAAYYADDVSVYGPDGGGGGDPEPSVPAAPGGLGVSGTTASSVSLRWNAVSGATGYTVYRDGTKVTAVSGTSATVTGLAAATSYSFQVTATNAAGESAKSAAVTGRTAESGDGGGGGALPKHAVTGYWQNFDNGATVQRISDVPAHYDIIAVAFADATSTPGAVTFNLDTAGLKGYTVDQFKADIRAKQAAGKKVIISVGGEKGTVAVNSAASATAFADSVYALMQTYGFDGVDIDLENGLNATYMTQALRALSAKAGPSMILTMAPQTIDMQSTSNSYFQTALNVKDILTVVNMQYYNSGSMLGCDGKVYSQGTVDFLTALACIQLEGGLAPSQVGLGLPASTRAAGGGYVAPSVVNNALDCLTKGTGCGTFKPARTYPGLRGAMTWSTNWDAATGNAWSNAVGPHVHALP
- a CDS encoding putative T7SS-secreted protein — protein: MSAQDYPSLGFDPAPGKLESVDDLTVKLAKAVTCLESAHATVAAIGKGGKTWEGRAADAFAEKVGDLPKYLGDSRDALRSAEAQLKTWHAKLADYQEKARQYEAQAKSAKEKEKAGQSAHDKAADAYNQAAADPAFRLSGLYYANQADLENAQAKIDAASLRLKQAGNELDAATQRLNAARDEFEGILKKAEELLEHHQSDARAIADRLAKANGRAPDPGLFEGLADAFTRLGHNIQNWCTKHADLLNKIGDWLSIASAVMGVASLLTLWCPPLAGAFALAGGALSLGALAAHGGAKLGGADVSMMDLAGDALGVVPLGKLGQVAWKGTKVAMKVSKNGVKMIDRVNKIEGLERAGFQGGPPAGKRYVGLFGEWEAGSRHFKASGIGDRVKLAWKSHVLDTAGASIKEQGLSKVIEWSPKSVKESLQSAIRADGTLDPMSWWSRGAQIATQAPSIGWSMYTGLTGSDTPSAGRL